The following is a genomic window from Miscanthus floridulus cultivar M001 chromosome 14, ASM1932011v1, whole genome shotgun sequence.
CGGTCTCCCACCCTTGCTTCCGGCCTCGGTGAGTCCGCCGTCGTCCCATCTTTCTCCCTATATCTTTGGTTCGTCAAACGGTGGTCCATAGGCTCTAAACCGTGAGCGCCGCccgctccggccatggcgccgccttCGGGGCTCGTTGCCGGCCAGCCGGCGATGTCTTATCCCCGCTCGATCCGTTCTGGTTCGTTAGATCGAGATCCAACGGCCGGTATTCATTGATACCGATTCGGCCGGCCGTTTTGCTAAAGGGTCCCTTGGGTTTTTAATTATAGAACAATCACCGAATGCGCCTTCTTCTTTTAGAAAGCGTAGTTtccttcggtttagatccaaaatacgttttcatcaagttacagttttgccactaatcttgttttagccataaaatctccgttttaactccgatttaatccattcaacttgtgttaggttcgtaattccataatctacatattcatactactattaagtatgttttcaacttttaaaattcgaggttagatttaatctattatttaactaaaggaaatcttgtttaattcataacttcttcgttttagctctgatttttgtgatcttcgcgtctgtgtgttcgtagtgagacgtagattcgttttacaaactttttatcttaaTTTTATGCTAATTGGTGTACTGtcctaatctatagcttttgtttactatgcatgattgcttctagatgcttgtatgttgctgtgattatcgagtatagacggtgagcaattcgtgggagaccaagagtattacttggacgagcaggatcagcaggagcagtttgttcaaggcaagaatagcatgggattatccttgtttcctatcaactttaatacatttaattcatgttgcatgtgtcaccttgatagggattccctagaattgaacttataccttgtcacctttgggatgtgcattgggtagctttgctagtgctcaattaaaccatgatcttgtaacttgactaatggtatatgcaataaacattaaaatatgactttttagcaacttggaatcagggggctggagtgtttagctactttctaaatgctttagatttctCTTCCTAAagacttatttgtaagtgatcatccgtgaCTTAccgtacaactgtgagggctacatggctctggctttagctcagtatgaggaccttttctagcttgttagaggttacctttatggcgcaagaggggtgtgttccgggatGGATATAGTACGACCTCTGTCCGTCAGTCtataggttgcgcgtcattgtgTCCGTcgaaaggggagccctacattcgcaggccacagaaacttagcggccctaacttgttagacggacctttgaaaggcttcatagtgacccatgTCTACTCACTTTAGAAgtattttgggagttataaacccgggcatatgggtatcatgactcacagtgaaagtgtacaacatctgcagagtgtaaaactattatatcagctgtgctcacggtcacgagcggccttgaaacatttatggaatagacgATCAGTAAGAATTATTCGTTtatactattcattattcatgtttacattgatcgtgtgttttactttgggaattgaaccaacttgttgctactcttatgctaaaattgtgacaactaaaagctaaatgttgttaaacctgtgtcaagccttttgaggctcatgaaccccatgttacacttgttgaggcCCTGTTTAGCTTCACCAAattcccaactttgacactatgaaaaaagaagattccccgtcacatcaaacttgcagtactaaatgttgacgaaataaaaaactaattgcacagtttggttgtactttgcgagacgaacgttttgagcctaattagtcaacgattggacaattattaccaaataaaaacaaaacgacagtgtagctacagtgtatttggcggcgccgattcggccgaactaaacgtggcctgaGTACGACacatacttacgcttgtttatttttattatttggataaaaatccggGATGTGTAACAGATGGccatggtaatgacgacttttcTGAGGAAtattagacttgtggtcaaccagttgacgtccctgtgatatggagcttccgcgagagactTTTCTTTacacttccgctatatttatgtgaagactatgtcttattattcgtgatgtaataaatacttgtgatgatactatctataatttatcggcttatgtgtATGACTGATCTTTAGGCGcatataagattatgcatcctattttatccttaacATCGGGTGTGACATGCATGCACCGTCGTCGGAGCTAGTGAGATGAGCAGTGCCGCCAGGAACGTAACCAACAAGATGCGAGCAATGAGTCATATTGTTTCTAAATAACAGTGATCGTCAAATCAAATAACTAGAGATATCCCCTGGACTCCGTACTAATGGTGCCATATATATAATTTACTATCATACCATAGCATTTGAACAACATATATATTATTACacaccattttttttcttttttccgaATTACATAGTACAAATGCAGACACATATAGCACACACGAACACAACTCACCATAGATGACAACACATATATTACACACCATTATGAAACacatgtatacaaacatatatacatatatacaaacACAGTTCCTATCAAGGAACAACAAACACAAATTATACGCTCATGACGGTACGGTAGAACACAGACTAAAGAGTTCACAAGCCAACAAACATTATTCTTAACTAGCACCAAACACTGGAGCAACCTCAGGGAAATTAAACAGAAATCGATCGAGCGCATGCAGTTGATCTCCTGGTGTGGTATATTATTATTAACTCCAGCAAGCAGCTAGCAGAAGCCACTTAAAATGGCCCCATCGAATCTACAGCAGACTTGATGTCTGCAGCAACACTCTTTGCATCACGAGAAATACCAGCCAACCCTGCCATTCCCAGCCCAACACAGTACAGGCCGTTGTCACCTTTCCAAGGATCGGCGAGCTCCCTCTTGGGCATGCCATTGGCATTTAGCAAGCTCTCACCATTCTGCATTTTGTTAATCACATAAACTTTTGTAAGAACATGACACCAATCCATTTTCTGAAGAAATTCGATACATTTGGTACTAGAATTCAACAGTACTCAAGTTTCTGGTTATATATTGTACTCCCGCGCGCCGTTcccaattataagatgttttggcttttctagatatattttttattatgcaTCTGGACATAATATATGTCTAAGTGCATAGCAGAATCAACGTATCTAGTAAaggcaaaacgtcttataatttggaacaaagacagtagaaaaaaaaactaaaaccaTGTAGCTAGCTTTCCTATAAGTGGTGGAGGTTTGTATATTTTATGCTTTTATTAGTAACTGACCCTCTTGTAAGTATACTGAATCAAATCATGCTAGATTCATCATATGCATGCATGGCAAGGTGTAGCTCATACattaaatgttttttttttttaaatatccaTCACTCTTGGAGTATTGACAAAAAATTAAAGTAATTACTTTCCATGTCATGACAGCTAATATATGTGTCTATACCTTAAGCCACGTGTTTGCAGTGCTTTTGTACCCTGTAGCGAATACAAGAGAATCAAAGTCGCTCTTTTTTCCATCCTCAAATTCTACTGTGTTTCCTCTGATGCAGGATATTGGCCCAAGCACCTGCGCCACACATAAACTGTGAAAATTTATTTATCAACTTAAATAGTATATGTTTTCATTTTTTGGGCCTAGAGATCGATGCGAATTCACGCGCTCACTTTGATAACACCAGCCTTTATTAACTGAGTTGTGCCAACATCTATGACTGCTGACCGGCCAGTCTTTGCCTTGAGAAGAAGCGGCCCCATATCGGGCCTGACTATGCCATATTTGGAGAGGTCACCAAATCGGATGTTTGCAAGAGTCAAAATAATGAAATCCACAAATTTCACAGGAAGGTGCCATTTGAGCAGCCTCATCCCCAAGTTAATCAGATCCTTGGTCATAACATGCACCTGTATGGATTCAGGTGGTGAAAATAAGAGCAGGGTTAATAAAAAGCTACCATGATTTGTATTAATTACGTACAACTAACATGAGAAAACAATAATCAACATAACTGGAAGGAATTTATGTACTAGCTAGAATCATACCGGGCTACGGATAACCAAGGAGGTCTCCACTCCATTGGAGGCAAGATCATAAGCAATCTCCATGCCTGAGTTTCCACATCCAACCACTAGGACTCCCTTTCCGGCGTAGTTGTTCCATGACTTGTAGTTTGACGAGTGTATGACATCACCAGGGAAATCATGTAGCCCAGGGATGGTTGGAATGATTCCTTCACTGTTCTCGCCTGTGGCTACAACTAAGAACCTAGCTGTATACTCAGTCACTTGGCCATTTACCAGGTCACGTGCTATGACGTCCCAACAGATGCTCACTTCGTCATACTCGCAAGACTCAACAGAAGTGCTATACTTGGGGAAAATGTTGAAGTGGTCGACATACTCATCAACATACCTCACAAACTGTTCCTTGGTGATGTATTTAGGAGTATCACTTGGATGTGACATGTGAGGGAGCTCACAGAACTCCTTGGCAAGATGCAGTTTAAGACGATCATATGTGCGTTTGCGCCAAAGTGAAGCACTGCAatcctcgcgttcgacgatgcGATACGGGATGCCGTGCTCACTGAGGCATGTTGCTGCAGCAAGACCCGATGGACCTGCACCAACAATCAAAACTAGTACCTTCTCCATCGATAGTTTCTTAACTGGATGGGGAAGATGATTTGAAGCAGTGTTGTTGGTGAGGAGATCTTGGTTTGCTTATGATGAGTTGTGTGAGAGCTATGTGGATCCATTTATAGTAGTAACCAGGGGTATGTACATTGACGAATCTGTCCCTCGCTACAAATTAAACTAGAGTACAATTATTAGTGTGAACCTTAAGCAACATAGATGATTATCTATCCCTTACATTTATGATGTCATTAATGGGAGGTGGATGGAATCTTTCTGCAATTATCAATTATCTATCTCTTCTTTATCATATAAATTATGTCTACTTTAAATTCTTTTTGGAGGTTCTATTAAATTAAAAATACATATTTAAAAATAATACCTTCAATGCAAATTACTTTGATGAAAAATGTCATAGTTAAGGTATAACTATGTGAACCGGTCATATACTGATTCCTTCACTGAGTTATTTTATCATCACAGTTTGCACATTCTTTAAATCCTTAGTGTGGAAATTAATCATCATTATAAGTTTCCAAACCAATTAACTTATACTCATTGCAAGAAGAAGCACATACCGTGACCACCTTTAATGTTTGAAATCTCCCATTTTAAATAGAGTCTTTTGCAATGCCTTATGCTCACATGTCGGATTCCGTCACGACATCTTTTACCACTGCGGTTAAAGATCCCTTTAGTTCTTTTGGTGGCCCAAATTCCCATGAGCCATAGATAAATTTGTAGTCATGAAAAATTAAGACAAAATGGTTCCGTTACGTCACATGTAACTTCAAGTAAACGATGCGTGTAGTAACCATCCACGCATCTAACGCTTGTGTATATATAGCGGCTTGTTCTCGCCCGAGCCAGTGCGCTACGACACTTCTTTTCGCCCTCTCTTCAAGTTGATATGGCAGTGCATCGGCTCCTCTTCGACTCCATGTCTCTCTCTACCCAGTCTTGTGGCTGACAGCTTCTTAGGAATCAACATTGTAAGCAACATTACCTTCTACCTTGTGACAGCCCTCACTTAATGTTTTCCCTTGCTATCACTTTGTGTTGTTATTCTTATCTCCCCTGCCCCATGCATCGATCCCTCACCCCACTGCACCGGTAATCACTGAAAGCTAGCCTTGCAGGAGCTCAAGAACTCACATATATATATGATTGGATTTTCAATGACTTACCATCGATGAAGAGGGTATAATGTCTAAGAGGAGGCTCTCATCATCTTGTAACAGGTTTTTTGTTCGATTAACTGCTTCAGCATTCCTTCACCCTCTTCTACGAAAAGTTAAGAAAGATTCAGATTAACAATAATGATGTATCAAAATTATGACACTATATTGTTTTAAACTGAAAACTTGACGAAATATGCTTGCGCACTATATCGGTATTCTGGTTGCTCAAAATATTGCATATAAATGTATGTACTTCGTATGTAATTATGTTTGTCATGTTTTAATGTGGTTTTCCTCATATATATGGTTGCTTGTTTAAGTTTATTTAATTTCTGGTTCAGAAACTAGGAAATTACAATATGGAAATTTAATGTGCAAATAATTTTTTCGAAGCAACAGACAGATCAAGAAATTGCTTTCTTCTAATTGCATCCGGTATAAAACGTTGCTCCAGAAAAGACGGACGCGTTAACATTGGAACTGCTGCTTTCTGTTAGAGGTGTGTGCAAAACAGTGGAGAAGGGATCAGGCTGCCAAATCGATCACTGCTGTCGTGCACTCATGCTAGGGAAACGGTTCACTTGCTTCTGTGAATTGGAATAAGAAACTTGCGGGATATCAGAGCAATAAAATTCGTAAATGAATCACTTTACACGTACTGAGTGAACCGTGCTATACACACTATATATATCTGATCACATTTTTCGCTCTGTATGTAGAGTGATTCCATTAGCTTAACTTGTCGATCAGTATTTCCTTTTGTGTCGGGTGTAT
Proteins encoded in this region:
- the LOC136506187 gene encoding probable indole-3-pyruvate monooxygenase YUCCA11, yielding MEKVLVLIVGAGPSGLAAATCLSEHGIPYRIVEREDCSASLWRKRTYDRLKLHLAKEFCELPHMSHPSDTPKYITKEQFVRYVDEYVDHFNIFPKYSTSVESCEYDEVSICWDVIARDLVNGQVTEYTARFLVVATGENSEGIIPTIPGLHDFPGDVIHSSNYKSWNNYAGKGVLVVGCGNSGMEIAYDLASNGVETSLVIRSPVHVMTKDLINLGMRLLKWHLPVKFVDFIILTLANIRFGDLSKYGIVRPDMGPLLLKAKTGRSAVIDVGTTQLIKAGVIKVLGPISCIRGNTVEFEDGKKSDFDSLVFATGYKSTANTWLKNGESLLNANGMPKRELADPWKGDNGLYCVGLGMAGLAGISRDAKSVAADIKSAVDSMGPF